In Paraburkholderia aromaticivorans, a single window of DNA contains:
- a CDS encoding tyrosine-type recombinase/integrase: MTSSDPGISALRRRMVDDMRMRKFAPRTQSGYLRAVRQFARFLGRSPDTATVEDLRNYQLHLVDHGTSPVSLNAAISGLKFFFDVTLDQPQLMARMQPVRVPRTLPVILSPDEVRRLIAAAGNLKHQTALSVAYGAGLRASEVVALKVGDVDSQRMTLRIEQGKGRRDRYAMLSPVLLERLRVWWRVAHAQGRMLEGGWLFPGLDPVDPLSTRQLNRAIHAAAEEAHLGKRVSMHTLRHYVPFRVMSGDTIEPRRSTEDCGVVKQIAQAITRHNLVRLKTVQEAEEFVCRLEASWRAASRSCFRKGLFLHRKGRFDIDLRGFHRFMPEPQRDDRATNA; the protein is encoded by the coding sequence ATGACCTCTTCCGACCCGGGCATCAGCGCGCTGCGCCGGCGCATGGTTGATGACATGCGCATGCGCAAGTTCGCACCCAGGACCCAGTCCGGATATCTGCGTGCCGTACGCCAGTTTGCCAGGTTTCTCGGGCGTTCACCCGATACTGCTACTGTCGAGGACCTCCGGAATTACCAGCTGCATCTGGTCGATCACGGCACGTCGCCGGTTTCGCTCAACGCCGCGATCTCCGGACTGAAGTTCTTCTTCGACGTCACGCTTGACCAGCCTCAGCTGATGGCCAGGATGCAACCCGTTCGTGTGCCCCGTACGTTGCCCGTTATCCTGAGCCCGGACGAGGTGCGCCGGCTCATCGCGGCAGCCGGGAACCTGAAGCATCAGACTGCGCTGTCGGTCGCCTACGGCGCCGGGCTGCGTGCGAGCGAAGTGGTGGCGCTGAAGGTCGGCGACGTCGACAGCCAGCGCATGACGCTGCGCATCGAGCAGGGCAAGGGCCGCCGCGACCGCTACGCGATGCTCTCGCCGGTCCTGCTCGAGCGCCTGCGTGTCTGGTGGCGCGTGGCCCATGCGCAGGGTCGCATGCTCGAAGGCGGCTGGCTGTTTCCCGGCCTCGATCCGGTGGACCCGCTCAGCACGCGGCAACTGAACCGCGCCATCCATGCCGCCGCAGAAGAGGCACACCTCGGCAAGCGCGTATCCATGCATACGCTGCGTCACTATGTACCCTTCCGGGTTATGTCGGGTGACACAATTGAACCTCGACGATCGACCGAAGATTGCGGGGTCGTCAAGCAGATCGCTCAAGCGATCACCCGACATAATTTGGTGAGGTTAAAGACTGTTCAGGAAGCCGAGGAGTTCGTCTGTCGGCTTGAAGCGTCCTGGCGTGCCGCGTCGCGGAGTTGCTTTCGCAAGGGCCTGTTCCTTCATCGCAAGGGTCGCTTCGACATAGATCTCCGTGGTTTCCACCGATTCATGCCCGAGCCACAACGCGATGACCGAGCGACGAACGCCTGA